A stretch of the Uranotaenia lowii strain MFRU-FL chromosome 3, ASM2978415v1, whole genome shotgun sequence genome encodes the following:
- the LOC129754877 gene encoding uncharacterized protein LOC129754877 produces the protein MCDRQHSIELSNINDNEKFSYPIILLKGNIANRCEIDSLKVQINTHEFPASKDVRFFNEKRGQFKVLFRLDPGENVLVLTYCRSKIELNLFFEQSGNPFCVIPLYIICDGHDGTYQSDDAENGIENACNKITLGIELVQSLYAEKLSEKGFGRKTFTIGSRCSPFYSTLPVEKSKKMTEQQLWSYFGKEILQSELFVSDKLKFIGFISSTYYEGILDNDFSYANIKRRTTGNAALGGGGLALFGTGCLYTWPNRLEEIIPAFLSNKSVDRSLMMDDSNHRYTYAGCFATTIGSVCHEIGHIFDLGHTKNGIMGAELDHINRVFTLITQTEDLPGRIVGHSVQQQTNRRLTQIKRPGEFLLKYQQQKESDVTYFTDNCAITLQWHKWFNDYSNSGAISEDNNCVTRLTFNFITKHVTSVNSNLKLIEIRDKNDGMLKTFWSFLDTTTDQFQIPFDVKLDGLTLFVIDNYGNILKQDL, from the exons ATGTGTGATCGACAGCATTCCATAGAATTATCAAACATCAACGATAATGAGAAGTTTTCTTATCCGATAATATTACTCAAGGGGAACATTGCTAATAGATGTGAAATTGATAGTTTAAAAGTACAAATCAATACTCATGAATTCCCAGCATCCAAAGATGTTcgatttttcaacgaaaaacgTGGTCAATTCAAAGTGCTTTTTAGACTTGATCCTGGTGAAAATGTTTTAGTACTCACTTATTGCCGCAGTAAAATAGAATTAAATCTCTTCTTTGAGCAGTCTGGGAATCCATTCTGTGTTATACCTTtgtacatcatatgtgatggtCATGATGGAACTTATCAATCAGACGATGCAGAGAATGGTATTGAAAATGCCTGCAATAAAATAACGCTAGGAATAGAACTCGTTCAGAGCCTGTATGCCGAAAAGTTGTCTGAGAAAGGTTTCGGAAGAAAAACCTTTACCATCGGTTCTCGATGTTCACCGTTCTACAGTACATTGCCGgtagaaaaatcgaaaaagatgACCGAACAACAACTGTGGAGCTATTTTGGAAAGGAAATTCTACAATCGGAGCTTTTTGTGAGCGATAAGCTTAAATTTATAGGCTTTATAAGCAGCACTTATTACGAAGGAATATTAGATAACGACTTTTCCTATGCAAACATCAAACGCCGAACAACGGGAAACGCTGCCCTAGGAGGCGGAGGATTGGCACTCTTTGGCACAGGTTGCCTGTACACATGGCCCAATAGACTTGAAGAAATAATCCCTGCCTTTTTGAGCAACAAATCTGTAGATCGGTCGTTAATGATGGACGATAGCAATCATAGATATAC GTACGCTGGATGTTTTGCTACTACTATTGGGTCAGTTTGCCATGAGATCGGACATATCTTCGATCTAGGTCACACCAAAAATGGAATCATGGGAGCAGAGCTAGACCATATCAATCGTGTATTTACGCTCATTACACAAACGGAAGACCTCCCAGGACGAATCGTTGGTCATTCGGTGCAGCAGCAAACAAATCGTCGTTTGACTCAGATAAAAAGACCAGGAGAGTTTTTACTGAAATACCAACAGCAGAAAGAGAGCGATGTTACCTATTTTACTGACAATTGTGCTATTACACTGCAATGGCACAAATGGTTCAATGACTATTCTAATTCTGGTGCTATTTCTGAGGATAACAATTGTGTTACTAGGCTAACTTTCAACTTTATCACGAAACACGTTACCAGTGTAAACTCAAATCTTAAACTCATTGAAATACGCGATAAAAATGATGGtatgctgaaaacattctggTCATTTCTAGACACAACAACAGACCAATTCCAAATTCCGTTTGATGTAAAGCTAGATGGACTGACGCTCTTTGTGATCGACAATTATGGTAATATATTGAAGCAAGATTTGTAA